One genomic window of Kaistia geumhonensis includes the following:
- a CDS encoding alpha/beta fold hydrolase has product MRFISLPDNPMPEGLEARTVTAGDGVRLRAALVRPAGQPRGTVALLQGRAETIEKYYEVIGELVARGFVVAALDWRGQGGSDRGLANPLKGHVDDFADYDRDLAAFTASLLRAETPEPRFALAHSTGALILLRALRGRDTPFSRTVLTAPLIGLGSMNPPGWFVDGLSGLLTAAGLGDFYPPGASLVRVEERSFEGNPLTGDARRFSRMLAIVRDRPDLAIGPPTIGWLHAACAAMREASRPGFAAAIATPVLAVSAGADRVVKPVATERLIRRIRLGRQVVIRGARHEILMERDDIRSAFWAAFDAFIPGA; this is encoded by the coding sequence ATGCGCTTCATTTCCCTGCCCGACAATCCGATGCCGGAGGGTCTCGAGGCGCGCACGGTCACCGCCGGCGACGGTGTCCGGCTGCGCGCCGCGCTGGTGCGTCCCGCCGGGCAGCCACGCGGCACCGTGGCGCTCCTCCAGGGCCGCGCCGAGACGATCGAGAAATACTATGAGGTCATCGGCGAACTCGTCGCGCGCGGCTTTGTCGTCGCCGCTCTGGACTGGCGCGGGCAGGGCGGCTCGGATCGCGGCCTCGCCAATCCGCTCAAGGGCCATGTCGACGACTTCGCCGACTACGACCGCGACCTCGCCGCCTTCACGGCCTCGCTGCTGCGTGCCGAGACGCCGGAGCCACGCTTCGCGCTCGCCCATTCGACCGGGGCGCTGATCCTGCTTCGCGCCCTGCGCGGCCGGGACACGCCCTTCTCGCGCACTGTCCTGACGGCGCCGCTCATCGGCCTCGGGTCCATGAATCCACCCGGCTGGTTCGTCGACGGACTGTCGGGCCTCCTGACCGCGGCCGGTCTCGGCGATTTCTATCCGCCGGGCGCCTCGCTCGTCCGGGTCGAGGAGCGAAGCTTCGAGGGCAATCCGCTCACCGGCGATGCGCGGCGCTTCTCGCGCATGCTGGCCATCGTCCGCGATCGCCCCGACCTCGCCATCGGGCCGCCGACGATCGGCTGGCTCCATGCCGCCTGCGCGGCTATGCGCGAAGCCTCGAGGCCGGGCTTCGCCGCGGCCATCGCGACACCGGTCCTCGCGGTCAGCGCGGGCGCCGACCGGGTGGTGAAGCCTGTCGCGACCGAGCGGCTCATCCGCCGCATCCGCCTCGGTCGCCAGGTTGTCATCCGGGGCGCCCGGCACGAGATCCTGATGGAGCGCGACGACATCCGCTCCGCCTTCTGGGCTGCCTTCGACGCCTTCATCCCCGGCGCATGA